One Caldilineales bacterium genomic region harbors:
- a CDS encoding endonuclease III: protein MPDPTLALATKIATVHHRLGDLYGYPSWQPLGQPAIDELIGTFLSQNTSDANASRAFASLKAAYPTPQAVMDAPTGELAAIIRSGGLAQQKAPRIQAALRAIYNERGDFDLDWLAELPVDEARAWLVRLDGVGNKTASILLLFGFQRPAFPVDTHVHRLSRRLGLAPATASPDKVMRLIEDHASPASFYPLHLNLIRHGRAVCKAQRPRCPECVLATICDWRRANPP, encoded by the coding sequence GCCACCAAAATCGCCACCGTCCATCACCGCCTGGGCGACCTCTACGGCTATCCATCCTGGCAGCCGCTCGGCCAGCCGGCCATCGACGAGTTGATCGGAACCTTCCTCAGCCAGAACACATCCGACGCCAATGCCTCCCGCGCCTTCGCCAGCCTGAAAGCCGCCTACCCCACCCCCCAGGCGGTGATGGACGCCCCGACCGGGGAACTGGCCGCGATCATCCGCTCCGGCGGGCTGGCCCAGCAGAAGGCCCCGCGCATCCAGGCGGCGCTGCGAGCCATCTACAACGAGCGGGGGGACTTCGACCTGGACTGGCTGGCCGAACTGCCGGTGGACGAGGCCCGCGCCTGGCTCGTCCGGCTGGATGGCGTCGGCAACAAGACCGCCTCGATCCTGCTTCTCTTCGGCTTCCAGCGCCCGGCCTTCCCCGTCGATACCCACGTCCACCGCCTCAGCCGCCGTTTGGGGCTGGCCCCGGCCACTGCCAGTCCCGACAAGGTCATGCGCCTCATCGAAGACCACGCCTCCCCCGCCAGCTTCTATCCCCTGCACCTCAACCTCATCCGCCACGGGCGGGCGGTGTGCAAGGCCCAGCGACCGCGCTGCCCCGAATGCGTGTTGGCCACTATCTGCGATTGGCGCCGGGCGAATCCCCCTTAG